A genomic stretch from Arachis stenosperma cultivar V10309 chromosome 3, arast.V10309.gnm1.PFL2, whole genome shotgun sequence includes:
- the LOC130965349 gene encoding uncharacterized protein LOC130965349: protein MEVVLGPGDQGRAAGAEGAASVASQGGRRRSPHRHTRARPFGGTGGDSAIIMQELRHRVQNLERQLADRERDGRSTDPSYTPSPGSEEEDSRRSRPRTEAESSREESPIMRRRNDTIIYSRGRPTHRATRGREDGRTRQPVIMGATPFHRSILEVRLPKHFDKPTDMRYDGTQDPLEHLTAFEARMNLEGVGDEVRCRAFPVTLAGPAIRWFNGLPQGSIYNFADISRAFLAQFTTRIAKAKHPINLLGPVWTMHEIQTVAKEYINDEEVSRVVAANKRQSGYGQARQSGGDGERAKEKAKEEASNKAPRPFPRVGKFTNYTPLTLPIVEVYQQIAEKGILPKPRPLKDRTGGNKSLYCDYHKGYGHQTRDCFDLKDALEQAIREGKLAAFSHLIREPRRRYRDQDEEGKTRSTKRRQEPEDGDHGLTVINVVTAKNTAPKSRSAHKKDAKVLAISSPPEQSTKKPPSISFGPEDQWFSDAPENPPMDADLTTHRHGVIGLGDHFIKPDGVISLPISVGQVQGRRSAMAEFVILRDSTAYNIILGRKTINDFEAIINTKLLVMKFVTDDGSIGTISRGGNTTRTRGYPLRPYPFGAGNYPHPHRGGF from the exons ATGGAAGTTGTACTGGGTCCCGGCGACCAAGGCCGGGCTGCCGGAGCGGAGGGGGCAGCCTCCGTCGCCTCGCAAGGGGGGCGGCGAAGGTCCCCCCATCGACACACGAGGGCACGACCATTCGGAGGAACGGGCGGCGatagcgccataataatgcaagaGCTACGCCACAGAGTCCAGAACCTGGAGCGACAGCTTGCCGACCGGGAGCGGGACGGACGATCTACCGATCCGAGCTACACCCCGTCTCCCGGGAGCGAGGAGGAAGATTCTCGCCGAAGCCGCCCGCGGACGGAAGCGGAGAGCTCACGGGAGGAGTCACCCATAATGAGGAGACGAAACGACACGATCATCTACTCCCGCGGCAGACCGACCCATCGGGCGACAAGAGGTCGCGAAGACGGAAGAACACGACAACCTGTGATAATGGGCGCCACCCCGTTCCACCGATCTATCCTCGAGGTCCGGCtgccgaaacacttcgacaagccaacggacatgaggtacgacggaACTCAAGACCCTCTTGAACACCTCACGGCCTTTGAGGCCAGGATGAATCTAGAGGGAGTAGGCGACGAAGTAAGATGCCGCGCCTTCCCGGTGACCCTAGCAGGACCAGCGATCagatggtttaacggcctccctCAAGGTTCCATCTACAATTTCGCAGACATCAGCCGCGCATTCCTGGCTCAATTCACAACGCGAATAGCAAAGGCCAAGCATCCTATCAACCTTCTCGGG CCGGTTTGGACGATGCATGAAATCCAAACGGTGGCCAAAGAGTACATAAAcgacgaggaagtcagccgagtAGTGGCTGCCAATAAGCGGCAGTCCGGTTACGGCCAGGCTCGCCAGTCCGGTGGCGACGGGGAGAGAGCAAAAGAAAAGGCTAAAGAGGAGGCATCAAACAAAGCACCTAGGCCGTTCCCTCGAGTCGGGAAGTTTACTAACTACACTCCACTCACCCTCCCCATCGTGGAAGTCTACCAACAAATAGCCGAAAAGGGAATTCTTCCGAAGCCCCGACCACTCAAGGACCGCACGGGTGGAAACAAGAGCCTTTATTGCGATTACCATAAGGGATATGGCCACCAAACACGGGACTGTTTCGACCTGAAGGATGCATTAGAACAAGCgataagggaaggaaagctagcagcgTTCTCCCATCTCATCAGGGAGCCGAGGAGGCGTTATCGTGATCAAGACGAGGAAGGCAAAACACGCTCGACCAAGCGGCGACAGGAGCCCGAAGACGGAGACCATGGCCTCACTGTAATAAACGTGGTAACGGCAAAAAACACTGCACCAAAGTCCCGCTCGGCACACAAGAAAGACGCCAAGGTTCTGGCGATCTCATCTCCACCGGAGCAGAGTACCAAAAAACCTCCGTCCATTTCTTTTGGCCCAGAAGACCAATGGTTCAGCGACGCCCCGGAAAACCCTCCCATG GATGCCGACCTGACGACTCACCGGCACGGGGTTATCGGGTtaggcgaccacttcatcaaaccaGACGGAGTCATTTCCCTACCAATCTCGGTGGGGCAGGTGCAAGGCCGAAGATCGGCGATGGCCGAGTTCGTAATCCTCCGAGACTCCACagcctacaacatcatcttgggaagaaaaaCAATCAATGATTTTGAAGCCATAATCAATACCAAGCTGCTAGTTATGAAGTTTGTCACCGATGATGGATCCATAGGGACCATAAGTAGGGGTGGCAACACTACCCGAACCCGCGGGTACCCACTCCGACCCTACCCGTTCGGGGCGGGTAATTACCCGCACCCGCACCGGGGCGGGTTTTAG
- the LOC130969014 gene encoding phenylcoumaran benzylic ether reductase POP1-like: MAAADTKILFIGGTGYIGKFIVEASINAGHPTFLLVRESSLSNPEKAPLIHKFNNLGAQLVFGDVYDHESLVKAMKQVDVVISTIGTMEVANQDKIIAAIKEAGNIKRFFPSEFGNDVDRVQAVGPAKSAYAAKSQIRRAVEAAGIPHTLVVCNFFAGYFLPRLSQLEATTPPRDKVVILGDGNVKCVFNKEEDIGTYTIKAVNDPRTLNKILYIRPPKNIVSFNELVSLWEKKINKTLERIYVPEDQVLKQIEDSPFPISIELSICHTVYVKGGHTSYEIDPQVGVEASALYPEVNYTTEDEFLNQFI; the protein is encoded by the exons ATGGCTGCCGCAGACACCAAGATTCTCTTCATCGGAGGCACCGGTTACATCGGAAAGTTCATCGTGGAAGCGAGTATCAATGCCGGCCACCCAACTTTTCTCTTGGTCCGAGAGTCAAGTCTTTCCAATCCAGAAAAGGCACCACTCATTCACAAGTTCAACAACTTGGGTGCCCAACTTGTTTTT GGAGATGTATATGATCATGAGAGTTTGGTTAAAGCCATGAAGCAGGTGGATGTGGTGATTTCTACTATTGGAACCATGGAAGTAGCTAATCAAGATAAGATCATTGCTGCAATCAAAGAAGCAGGAAATATTAAG AGATTCTTTCCTTCAGAGTTTGGAAATGATGTAGACCGTGTTCAAGCTGTAGGGCCGGCAAAGAGCGCATATGCCGCGAAATCCCAAATTCGCAGAGCTGTCGAAGCTGCCGGAATTCCTCACACCTTGGTGGTGTGCAACTTCTTTGCCGGCTACTTCCTACCACGTTTGTCACAACTTGAAGCCACAACTCCACCAAGAGATAAAGTTGTTATCTTAGGAGATGGAAATGTCAAAT GTGTTTTCAATAAGGAAGAAGATATTGGTACTTATACTATCAAAGCTGTGAACGACCCAAGAACGTTGAACAAGATCTTGTATATAAGACCCCCAAAGAACATAGTATCCTTCAATGAATTGGTATCTCTCTGGGAGAAGAAGATTAATAAGACACTAGAACGGATTTATGTTCCGGAAGATCAAGTCCTGAAGCAAATTGAAG ATTCTCCTTTCCCAATAAGTATAGAATTGTCAATTTGTCACACAGTATATGTGAAAGGAGGTCATACTAGCTATGAAATTGACCCACAAGTTGGAGTAGAAGCTTCAGCACTATATCCTGAAGTCAATTACACTACCGAGGATGAGTTCCTTAACCAGTTTATTTAA